The Hyperolius riggenbachi isolate aHypRig1 chromosome 3, aHypRig1.pri, whole genome shotgun sequence genome window below encodes:
- the LOC137560879 gene encoding E3 ubiquitin/ISG15 ligase TRIM25-like, whose amino-acid sequence MASAGLREELECSICMSIYTDPVTLRCGHNFCRGCIDSVLDTQEGSGGYVCPECRKKFQERPALQRNIKLRNIVESFLSAQPGEEESQVFCSHCIHTSVPAVKSCLLCEISLCENHLRVHKKSPEHVLCDPTTSLENRKCSIHKDKLLEYYCNQDAACVCVSCFVIGEHVGHKMVSLAEASESRKSELRNVLQDVMSHREEMEKRVQSLEEWRCKAQEKADDETERVTALFKDLSRRLEDLEQKVLSDIPRQAELVSSYCDDVIKELQIQKEELSRKMRHIEELCSMTDPLTALKKINKGDLCFMHEGVNDERDTHEGHLDVAGISHTLHTGLYDIVSGVTGGVYLQPAHILLDLNTANNELQISHDRKSVSKSDTSQNRPQTAERFHNRPQVLSSQSFSSGRYYWEVDVGESVFWSVGMCYPSIARRGNQSLIGDNRVLGFGEE is encoded by the coding sequence ATGGCGTCTGCTGGTCTGAGAGAGGAGCTGGAGTGTTCTATCTGTATGAGcatttatacagatcctgtaaCCCTGAGATGTGGACACAACTTCTGCCGGGGCTGTATTGATAGTGTTCTGGACACACAGGAGGGGTCTGGAGGATATGTCTGTCCTGAATGCAGGAAAAAGTTTCAGGAGCGGCCAGCACTGCAGAGGAACATAAAGCTGCGTAACATTGTGGAGAGCTTCCTGTCTGCTCAGCCAGGTGAGGAGGAGTCTCAGGTCTTCTGCAGTCACTGTATTCACACTTCTGTACCTGCTGTGAAGTCCTGTCTGCTGTGTgagatttctctgtgtgagaatcACCTGAGAGTCCACAAAAAGTCCCCAGAACACGTCTTATGTGACCCTACTACTTCCCTGGAGAACAGGAAATGCTCCATCCATAAGGATAAACTTCTGGAGTATTATTGTAATCAGGATGctgcctgtgtttgtgtgtccTGCTTCGTGATTGGAGAACATGTTGGCCATAAGATGGTGTCTCTGGCTGAGGCCTCTGAAAGTAGGAAGAGTGAACTGAGAAATGTTCTGCaggatgtgatgtcacacagAGAGGAGATGgagaaaagagtccagagtctggaggaatggAGGTGCaaagcacaagaaaaagcagATGATGAAACTGAGAGAGTCACTGCCCTATTCAAAGACCTTAGCAGACGCTTGGAAGATCTGGAGCAGAAGGTCTTGAGTGATATCCCCAGGCAGGCGGAGCTGGTTTCGTCATACTGTGATGATGTTATCAAGGAGCTGCAAATACAGAaggaggagctgtccaggaagatgcgtcacattgaggagctgtgtagTATGACTGACCCACTGACTGCCTTAAAGAAAATCAACAAAGGTGACCTGTGTTTCATGCATGAGGGAGTTAATGATGAAAGAGACACACATGAAGGGCatctggatgtggccggcatctcacacacattacacacaggactatATGATATTGTGTCTGGGGTTACTGGAGGGGTCTATTTACAGCCTGCACACATATTGCTGGATTTAAACACCGCTAATAATGAGCTACAGATATCACATGACAGGAAATCTGTATCCAAGTCAGACACAAGCCAGAATCGCCCACAAACAGCAGAGAGGTTTCACAATAGGCCTCAGGTGTTGAGCAGCCAGAGTTTCTCCTCAGGACGatattactgggaagtggatgttggaGAATCCGTATTCTGGTCTGTTGGGAtgtgctaccccagtatagccaggagagGAAATCAGTCACTGATTGGAGATAATAGAGTCCTGGGTTTTGGAGAGGAGTGA